The following nucleotide sequence is from Candidatus Paceibacterota bacterium.
TATAAGCTGAAAGCTATATAAACTAACCCTTAATTAAAATGTCCGGTCATTCAAAGTGGTCCCAAATAAAAAGACAGAAAGGAAGCGAAGATGCTAAGCGTAGTAAGGTTTTTGCAAAACTTGCTCGTGCTATTTCCCAAGAATCTAAACGTGTTAAAGGTGATGCAAGCTCTCCTGGTCTTAGGGTGATGATTGAAAAAGCAAAAAAAGAAAACATGCCAAAAGACACTATTGAGCGCGCTGTTAAAAAAGGAACAAGCGCCGATATGGGTGAATTATTTGAGGTAATGTACGAAGCATATGGCCCTGGTGGTTCTGCAATTTTAATCGAAGGACTAACTGACAGTAAAAATAGAAGCGCTGCTGAAATTAAACACCTTCTTTCTTTGCATGGATCTGCCCTCGCTTCACAAGGAGCTGCTGCCTGGGCTTTTGCCAAAGAAAATGGCGAGTGGATTCCACAAGTAACTGTTCCTTTGTCTGATGAAGACGGCGGGAAACTTTCTTTATTGATCGAAGAACTAGAAGAAAGAGAAGATGTTCAAGATGTTTACACGAACGGAAACTAAAATAAAATTAAAATGCGCATACTTGCTGTTGATCCTGGACTAGAAAGAGTTGGTATCGCTATTTTAGAAAAAGAGCGTGGAGGGAAAGAAGTACTTATTTTCTCGGAATGTTTTAAAACAAAATCTTCCTTATCTCTTCCTGAACGTCTCAATTTAATTGGTTCGCATATAAACGAAATCGTAACGGAATACGAACCAAACGCTCTTGCAATCGAGTCATTATTTTTTGCAACCAACCAAAAAACGGCGATGGTAGTTTCACAGGCTCGTGGCGTTATTGTCTACGAAGGAACACGTGGAGGTCTTCCCGTCCACGAATACACCCCTCTTCAAATAAAAGTAGCGGTAACCGGCTATGGAAAAGCGACGAAATCTCAAGTTGACTCTATGGTTCAGAAGTTAATAAAAATACAAAAAAAGATAAAATCTGACGACGAAATGGATGCTGTAGCAATAGGATTAACCTGCTTTGCTTACCTTAGAAACTAGTCTTATCCACTAAAAAGTTTGCACTTTTTTTTGTTTTTGATACAACAGTGGGAGTTAGGGTTTTAAATTGAAAATATGTTAGTCCAGAGAGAAGAAAATGGAGTCTGTGTGACACCTAAATTATCTCTGAAAACGTGTGTTTTTTATAAATTAAATCTTATTTTTGTTTTATGGAAGATGATATGAAAGAAACACCAGACGTTTTGTCTGATGAAGCAGTCGATGGTCTTTTGGGAGATGACCTTTTAAGCGAAGATGGTCTTCCGGATGATTTAGATGTTGATGACCTTGGTGTCGCAGCAACCGACGACGAAGAGGAGGGGGTTTGGTAAAAAGTAAAAAAGCGGGACAATGTGTCCCGCTTTTTTACTTTTTAGTATTTATTTTTACAAACCTTCTTTTACCGACTCGAAGCGTTATAGGATTAACAACCTTAAAATACTGGTCTGTTATTTTTTCATTCGTATCCATGTTAAATATTGCGTTTTCTTCTACAAGTCTCCTCCATTCGTTTTTTGAAGAAATTATTTTTTCTTTAAGCAATACATCAACCAATAATTCTTCTTTTTTTATAGTAACAACGGTCGCGTCTTCAGAAACGCCTCCTTTTTGAAAAGTTTTAATGAAGTTTTCTTCTGCTTCTTTTGCTTTTTTCTCACCATGATAAAGAGAAACTATTTCTTTACCTAAACGCATCTTGGCATCACGTGGGTTTCCTCCTTCTTCTACTGTTTTTTTGATGTTGTTTATTTCTTCATCTGAAAGCCTAGTGCAAAGAGTAAAATATTTAACAATCAAATCATCCCTTACTGCCATAACCTTGCCATACATGTCGGTCGGTTCATCCAAGAGATTAATCACATTTCCCCAAGAAGAAGACATTTTTCTTCCGTCTGTACCCTCAAGCATTTGGCAGTTAATTATGTCTTGTTCTGTTTGTCCATAATGTTTTTGAATTATTCTTCCGGCTTTTAGATTAAATAGTTGGTCAAATCCACCTATTTCTACATCAGCTTTTACGGCAACGGAGTCATAGCCCTGCATAAGTGGGTAGAGTAATTCCCGCAAAGAAATCTCTTCCCCTTTTTCAATACGATCTGCAAAATTTCTGCGATGCGACATTTGTTGCAAAGAAAAACACTCTGCTAGTTCAATAATCTCATTGAAGTTCAGCTTTTTTAACCACTTAGAATTAAAGTGGAATTCCGCTTTTTTTAAGTCTAAAATTTTTCCGACTTGAGCTCTGTAATTTTTTAAATTATCTTTTATTTTTTTAGTTGTGAGCATTGGCCTTTTTTCAAGTTTATCCGAAGGGTCGCCGATTAAAGCCGTGGTGTCGCCAACAATAAAAACAACCTTGTGTCCAAGTTCTTGAAATTCACGAAGCTTCCATAAAACAATTGCTCTCCCAATATGTAAAAAAGGCGAGGTTGGATCAAACCCTAATTTAACACGAAGTTGTTTCCCTGAGCGAAGCTTCTTTTCCAACGATTCTCTAACAAAAACTTCTTCAACTGAGTGGGTAAGTAAATGTTTAATTTTCTGCTCGTCAGTACTAACTTTCATGTCTCAAACTTTATCACAAAAGCCTTTATTTGTCTTACGGTAAAGGATTTCGCGTGGTATGCTTAATTTTATGAAAAGACTCCATATTGCCCACAAAACAGTGCGTAAACACCCCTTAAGAACCTTCTTTATCATTTCTTTTATTGCTGGTGGTTTTGTTTTTTTGTGGCTTTCGAATTTACGTCTTCCGGACTTTAATTCTTTTGACGAAAGGAAGGTTTCGAGTTCTACAAAAATATACGACCGCACCGGTAAAATACTACTTTACGATGTTCATCAAGGGGTCCGTCGCACGGTTGTTCCGTGGAGCGATATTAGTGTTTATGCCAAAAACGCGACTGTTGCGATTGAGGATTCTGAGTTTTATCAACATCAAGGAATTAAACCTTCCGCTATTCTTCGCGCTGTCTTAGTAAACATTTTTTCTGGTGGTTATTCTCAAGGCGGTTCAACCATAACCCAACAGGTTGTAAAAAACGCTATTTTAACCAAAGACAAAAGTATCTCTCGTAAACTAAAGGAGTGGGTCTTGTCGTTAAAACTAGAAAAAACCACAACCAAAGAAGAGATTCTTTCTCTTTATCTAAACGAAGCTCCTTATGGAGGAAATATTTACGGCATCGAAGAAGCAAGTAAACTTTTTTTTGGTGTAAGCGCAAAGGATTTAACCTTGGGACAATCTGCCTATCTCGCCGCCCTACCACAAGCACCAACCTTTTATTCTCCTTACGGAAATAACAAAGAGAAATTAGAGATTAGAAAAAACTATGTCTTGAAAAGAATGGTTGATTTAGGGTTCATTAAACAAGATGAATACGAAACAGCAAAAAATGAGGTGGTTGTTTTTCTTCCAAACACGACCAATAATGCAAAAGCAATGCACTTTGTTTTCTTTGTTAGAGAATACCTAGAACAAAAATATGGCCTCGACGCATTAGAATCTGGTGGTTTAAAAATTACAACAACACTAGATTACGACCTACAAACTAAAGCTGAAGAAATTGTTAAGCGAACCGCTTTGGAAAATGAAGTAAAGTTTAACGCAACAAATGCTAGTTTGGTAGCTATTGACCCTAAAACAGGACAGATTCTTGTAATGGTTGGTTCTCGTGATTACTTTGATAAAAAAATTGATGGGAACTTTAATGTCGCCCTCGCAAACAGACAACCTGGTTCATCTTTTAAACCATTCGTTTACGCAACCACATTTATGAAAGGGTACACCCCTGATACAGTGCTTTTTGACGTTAAAACTGAGTTCCAAACAACTTGTACCGCAGATGGAAAACCTCTTCCCGGAGCAAAAGCTGAGGATTGTTACCAGCCAGAAAATTTTGATGGTAAATACTTTGGTCCAATGTCTATTAGAAACGCCCTCGCACAATCAAGAAACATACCCGCCATTAAGGCTCTTTATCTTGCTGGTATTCAAGACTCTATTAACACAGCAAGAGTAATGGGAATAAAAAGTTTGGTAAATGACTCTAGTCGGTATGGTCTTACTCTTGTTTTGGGAGGTGGTGAAGTTTCCCTTCTTGATATGACTAGTGGTTACTCTGTGTTTGCAAACGGAGGAGTCCGTAACCCTTATCAAAGTATTCTTCGTGTCGAAGATGGTGATGGAAAAATTCTTGAAGAATTTAAGGAAAACGGAAGTGTTGTGATACCAAAAGATATTGCTCTTCAAATATCAGATATACTTTCTGACAACAAAGCTCGAGCTCCTGAGTTTGGAGAACACTCTGCTTTGTATGTTGAAGGTCACGGCGATGTAGCATCCAAAACAGGTACTACAAACGATTATCGTGATGCTTGGATACTTGGGTATACTCCATCCATTTCAGTTGGAGCTTGGGCTGGAAACAACGACAATAGCCCTATGCAAAAAAAGATTGCTGGTTTTATTGTTGCGCCGATGTGGCACGAATTTATGATGTATGCCCTATCAACCTCAACACCAGAACAATTTGAAAAACCAAAACCAATCGATCCATCACTAAAACCAATTCTCCGAGGAGTGTGGCAGGGTGGAAAAACTTTTACAGTTGATAAAATTTCAGGAAAACTAGCAACAGAATACACACCAAATGAAACAAAAGAGGAACGTGTTATTAAAAATCTCCACAGTATTCTTTACTGGGTTTCAAAAAACGACCCATTTGGACCCCAACCAGAAAATCCTTCAAACGATCCTCAATTTAGGTTATGGGAAGCAGCAGTTTTGCAATGGGGAGCAAACAACCCTAGTTTAGTTATTGGTTACGAAGAAAGTTCTATACCAAAAGAATATGATGATGTTCATACTCAAAAAAATATTCCGGTTGTTAGAATAACAGAGCCTTCTACTTCGAAAGTTTATAAAATTGGTGAAAAGATAAAACCAGAACTTAATATTTCTTCTCGTTACAATATCTCTAGGATTGATTATTTTTTGAACAACACCTTTCTTGGTAGTTCTTCTGATGTTTTTGGTTTTTCCTTTACTGTAAAAAATGATGATTTAAACTCTGACTATAATACTTTTAGGGTTGTTGTGTATGATTCTGTTTTTAACAAGACTTCTTTATCTCAATCAATTTCTTTTGATTTTTAGTTTAAATCTATAATTAACTCTTTACCGGCTTCTTTATTTATTGCTTTTATAATTTCTGATTTTTTAATATAAATATAGCTTTTTTCTTTTGGTGAACACTGTAGTGATGCTACTTTTTTGTTTATTTTTATATTTTTTTTATCTATTTCAATATTAGTCTCTTTTTTAACTGTCTCAGATATTATTGATAAAATAACATCTTTTTCTAAAATTATTTTTTTAATTTTATCAAAAAGAGACCCAATGTTGTTTAAATCCATACTTATCTATTCATTGGCATTACAAGATAAAGAAACGAATTATCAGAAACGTTTTTTATGATTAATGGTTTTGAATTACCATTAAATTGTAGAATTAGACTATCTTGTGTGATTGATTGGAAACAGTCAAAAATATATCTGTAGTTAAAATTAACCTCAACCTCCTCTCCTGATATCGCCGCTTCAATATTTGTATCTGTTTCCCCAACATCCTGATTTTTTGTTTTTATTTTTACTTGTTTTGTTTTTGGTGATACAAAAAACGAAACTTGATTAAATTTATCAAGAAAGGTGTTGCTTAATTTAAAAGCATTAATAAGATCTTGTTTTAAAACAACAACTTCTGTTTTTTTCTCTTTTGGTATTATTTGTTGATAGTCAGGAAAAACACCATCTATTAATCTTGAGGTTATATAAACTCCATTAAAAGATATTGATAATTGGTTTTTAGTTGTTTTTATTGTTATTAAACCATCTATATTCTCTGTAATTTTTACAATCTCGGTAATATTTTTAAAAGGTATAATAATTCCATTAAAATCATTAATTGTTTTTGTTTTTATTCTTTTTTCTGCTAAACGAAAAGAGTCTGTGGCGACAAAAACTAATTCGTTATTGTTTTGATAAAAATAAACACTAGCTATTTCTGGTTTTATCTCTGTTACAGCAGCACTATAAAAAACTGATTTTACTCCGTTATTAAAAGTTTTTGCTTCTATTTCAAAAGATGTGTTCGTTGAGATAGTTGGAATTGTTGGAAAGTCGTTATATGGGTAACATTTTATAATTGTTTTATTATTTTTTGTTGTAACTAAAATATTCTCATTAACTACTTCTAAAACAACATTTTTTTCATTTTGTATTCCAGAGAGAAAATTATTTAAAGTACTTCCTTTAATAGCCACTATTCCTTCTTTTTCTATTTTTGCTGGAATTTCAATTTCTACTCCAAGATCTAAATTTGTTGCTCTTATTTTTAATGTTTTTCCACTAGCAATCAAAAGGACACAACTTAAAACATTTAATGTTAAGTTTTTACCAGTAGCTCTCTCAGTTATAGAAACACTGTCTTTAATTTTTTCTACTAAGCATTCTATCTTCATAGTATTTATATATAAGAGTTATGATTATTATTATGAGACTGTTGATATGTGGATAAAAGTAAAAAAGTATTATTTATTAACCTTTTAATAATATTTTTTTTATCAACTAAAGTGTTAATAAACAACTGATAATAAAAAACAAAAATTTGATTTTTTATTAAAACACTATATTTAGTAGTTTTTATTAACTTCATGTTTTTATTTCAATAACACTTTATCCACAAGATATAAATTAAAACAAAGCCTTAATTTGTTCTAATTCTTGTAATAAAGAATTGTCCGTTTTAATTTCTTTTTTAATTTTTTCACAAGAGTGAATAACTGTTGTATGGTCACGGCCACCCATCTTTTGTCCAATAGAAGGGTAAGAAATATCAAACTCCTCTCTTAAAATATACATAGCTACTTGTCTTGGTTTAACAACATCCTTCCTTCTTGTTTTTTCATACACACTACTTTCGTCAATATGGTAAAAGTCAGCGATTATTTTAACAACATCTTTTACCGCCATATTTTTCTTTGGTTTAATGTTGTTTTTTAAAAGGTTTTTTATATCAAACAAAGAAAGATCTTTGTTTTTAAGCTTTGTGTGACAAATAACAAGATTTAAAGCTCCCTCCAATTCTCTAATGTTTCCTTGGATTATCGAAGCAACGTACTGCATCACCTCTTCTGGAGGGAAGAAGTTATTTTCTTTTGCTTTTGCGGATAAAATAGAGAGACGAGACTCGTACTCTGGTTGACTAACATCAACTGTCATACCAGCACCAAACCTAGACTTTAATCTTTCTTCTAAGTTTGGAATAAAATTAGGGTGAACGTCTGAAGAAAAAATAATTTGTTTGTTGTTATCGTAAAAAGCATTAAAAAGGTGAAACAACTCCTCTTGGGTTTTTTCTTTGTTTGAAAGAAATTGCACATCATCAACAATCAACATATCGTATTTTCGATACTTCTCTTTAAAAGCTGGTACTTTGTTTGCCTGCATCGAGGTAACAAAGTCAACAGAAAACTTCTCTGATGTGGTGTAAAAAACTTTTCTCCCGTTATGTTTTGTTTTTAAAGTATTCCCTACTGCTTGAATAAGGTGGGTTTTTCCAAGACCTGTTCTTCCGTAAATAAAAAGAGGATTGTAAGCTGTTCCTGGTTTTTCAAGTACCGCTTGAGCGGCACTGTATGCAAGTTCATTAAAAGAACCAATAACAAACGAATCAAAGGTGTAGCGAGGATTTAGATTATCGTCTTTGTTTATATACAGATCTGCTAAGGGAAGTTCACGTAATAAAGGAGATTTTGAAAAATCACTGGTTACTTGTTTTGGTTTCTCATTTAGGTTTTTAACAACAACATATTCAAGACCACGAACATACTCTGATGTGTCGCGCATCTTTTGAAGAATAAATTTATGATATTTGTTAAATATCCAATCTTTAACAAATTCATTAGGAACTCCAACAAAGATAATACCCCCCTCTTCTTTTACAATGTCGGTGTTTTTAAACCATGTACTAAAATTTGCTTTTGAAACATGAAGCTCTACTTCAAGAAGTGTGTTTGTCCAAAGATTTTTTAAGTCGAGCATAAAGAGTTGTTTGTTCGGATATTATAATGGGTAAAACCAAAAAGGGAACGTGACAAAAAAACGTTTTTATGTTAATAAAGTGTTAACAAGGTGGTGATTCTAAAACTAGAACACATTTGTTTTGTCTTTAGTAATAATCTCTAATAATTCATGTCCCAAACATATCAGCCAAAAAAGAAAAAAAGAGCCAAAGCTCACGGTTTTTTGGTTAGGAAAGCAACAAAAGGAGGAAAGAAGGTAATTAAGCGAAGAGCAGCAAAAGGAAGAAAAAAGCTTTCGGTTTAAGAACAAAAAAATGCTCGCAAAAAAAAGGAGGGTGAAAACAAAAGAGTTTAACTCGGCCTTTTCAGCTATTTCCACAAAA
It contains:
- a CDS encoding YebC/PmpR family DNA-binding transcriptional regulator — translated: MSGHSKWSQIKRQKGSEDAKRSKVFAKLARAISQESKRVKGDASSPGLRVMIEKAKKENMPKDTIERAVKKGTSADMGELFEVMYEAYGPGGSAILIEGLTDSKNRSAAEIKHLLSLHGSALASQGAAAWAFAKENGEWIPQVTVPLSDEDGGKLSLLIEELEEREDVQDVYTNGN
- the dnaA gene encoding chromosomal replication initiator protein DnaA, which produces MLDLKNLWTNTLLEVELHVSKANFSTWFKNTDIVKEEGGIIFVGVPNEFVKDWIFNKYHKFILQKMRDTSEYVRGLEYVVVKNLNEKPKQVTSDFSKSPLLRELPLADLYINKDDNLNPRYTFDSFVIGSFNELAYSAAQAVLEKPGTAYNPLFIYGRTGLGKTHLIQAVGNTLKTKHNGRKVFYTTSEKFSVDFVTSMQANKVPAFKEKYRKYDMLIVDDVQFLSNKEKTQEELFHLFNAFYDNNKQIIFSSDVHPNFIPNLEERLKSRFGAGMTVDVSQPEYESRLSILSAKAKENNFFPPEEVMQYVASIIQGNIRELEGALNLVICHTKLKNKDLSLFDIKNLLKNNIKPKKNMAVKDVVKIIADFYHIDESSVYEKTRRKDVVKPRQVAMYILREEFDISYPSIGQKMGGRDHTTVIHSCEKIKKEIKTDNSLLQELEQIKALF
- the rpmH gene encoding 50S ribosomal protein L34, with translation MSQTYQPKKKKRAKAHGFLVRKATKGGKKVIKRRAAKGRKKLSV
- a CDS encoding transglycosylase domain-containing protein, translating into MKRLHIAHKTVRKHPLRTFFIISFIAGGFVFLWLSNLRLPDFNSFDERKVSSSTKIYDRTGKILLYDVHQGVRRTVVPWSDISVYAKNATVAIEDSEFYQHQGIKPSAILRAVLVNIFSGGYSQGGSTITQQVVKNAILTKDKSISRKLKEWVLSLKLEKTTTKEEILSLYLNEAPYGGNIYGIEEASKLFFGVSAKDLTLGQSAYLAALPQAPTFYSPYGNNKEKLEIRKNYVLKRMVDLGFIKQDEYETAKNEVVVFLPNTTNNAKAMHFVFFVREYLEQKYGLDALESGGLKITTTLDYDLQTKAEEIVKRTALENEVKFNATNASLVAIDPKTGQILVMVGSRDYFDKKIDGNFNVALANRQPGSSFKPFVYATTFMKGYTPDTVLFDVKTEFQTTCTADGKPLPGAKAEDCYQPENFDGKYFGPMSIRNALAQSRNIPAIKALYLAGIQDSINTARVMGIKSLVNDSSRYGLTLVLGGGEVSLLDMTSGYSVFANGGVRNPYQSILRVEDGDGKILEEFKENGSVVIPKDIALQISDILSDNKARAPEFGEHSALYVEGHGDVASKTGTTNDYRDAWILGYTPSISVGAWAGNNDNSPMQKKIAGFIVAPMWHEFMMYALSTSTPEQFEKPKPIDPSLKPILRGVWQGGKTFTVDKISGKLATEYTPNETKEERVIKNLHSILYWVSKNDPFGPQPENPSNDPQFRLWEAAVLQWGANNPSLVIGYEESSIPKEYDDVHTQKNIPVVRITEPSTSKVYKIGEKIKPELNISSRYNISRIDYFLNNTFLGSSSDVFGFSFTVKNDDLNSDYNTFRVVVYDSVFNKTSLSQSISFDF
- the dnaN gene encoding DNA polymerase III subunit beta encodes the protein MKIECLVEKIKDSVSITERATGKNLTLNVLSCVLLIASGKTLKIRATNLDLGVEIEIPAKIEKEGIVAIKGSTLNNFLSGIQNEKNVVLEVVNENILVTTKNNKTIIKCYPYNDFPTIPTISTNTSFEIEAKTFNNGVKSVFYSAAVTEIKPEIASVYFYQNNNELVFVATDSFRLAEKRIKTKTINDFNGIIIPFKNITEIVKITENIDGLITIKTTKNQLSISFNGVYITSRLIDGVFPDYQQIIPKEKKTEVVVLKQDLINAFKLSNTFLDKFNQVSFFVSPKTKQVKIKTKNQDVGETDTNIEAAISGEEVEVNFNYRYIFDCFQSITQDSLILQFNGNSKPLIIKNVSDNSFLYLVMPMNR
- the ruvC gene encoding crossover junction endodeoxyribonuclease RuvC, whose amino-acid sequence is MRILAVDPGLERVGIAILEKERGGKEVLIFSECFKTKSSLSLPERLNLIGSHINEIVTEYEPNALAIESLFFATNQKTAMVVSQARGVIVYEGTRGGLPVHEYTPLQIKVAVTGYGKATKSQVDSMVQKLIKIQKKIKSDDEMDAVAIGLTCFAYLRN
- the tyrS gene encoding tyrosine--tRNA ligase, whose amino-acid sequence is MKVSTDEQKIKHLLTHSVEEVFVRESLEKKLRSGKQLRVKLGFDPTSPFLHIGRAIVLWKLREFQELGHKVVFIVGDTTALIGDPSDKLEKRPMLTTKKIKDNLKNYRAQVGKILDLKKAEFHFNSKWLKKLNFNEIIELAECFSLQQMSHRRNFADRIEKGEEISLRELLYPLMQGYDSVAVKADVEIGGFDQLFNLKAGRIIQKHYGQTEQDIINCQMLEGTDGRKMSSSWGNVINLLDEPTDMYGKVMAVRDDLIVKYFTLCTRLSDEEINNIKKTVEEGGNPRDAKMRLGKEIVSLYHGEKKAKEAEENFIKTFQKGGVSEDATVVTIKKEELLVDVLLKEKIISSKNEWRRLVEENAIFNMDTNEKITDQYFKVVNPITLRVGKRRFVKINTKK